One part of the Phragmites australis chromosome 3, lpPhrAust1.1, whole genome shotgun sequence genome encodes these proteins:
- the LOC133913840 gene encoding RNA polymerase sigma factor sigF, chloroplastic-like isoform X2 codes for MNSSRSLLSSPLFASSSPNFRSTASISSSPSPSSRTTVPMIHDSTGRASTACHYSPSLVAEEQLHGSKDTLTLKGEKALLELLLDMALDQHVHGTELISQETEDSDLESFLRDATSRVLYQPAFVYGGFYSDVNDREEGNATSASTSASTAELGETLDLATPSKTNRTKEVVLPADEPDTSATQLDVQHLHCVDLNHSYEQLLSKGQVFIRSKRLLERRSKKRNAPRSSSNDVLCSVVNSKKKERSKKIGRVLDPDEPFKLFLRDRETTEFLTAKEEKHLFSQIQNLMKLEEAQRKLEVQCGREPTVAEWAQAVGMSCRELQSSIRTGRRCREKMARSNFRLVIHVARKYEGYGLDIQDLVQDGCCGLMKTFEKFNPSKGCRFPTYAYWWIRQSIKKSIFKYSRLIRLPESVFALQRKVAKARMECIMEGEQPTNVNVARRAGITIEKLARLRAKIRKPRSMQDRVWSDDGVTFQEITEDPNVEPPELSVDRLMMRQQVRDFLGILSPREKEIIEHRFGIHDGEPKTLHVIGDMYGLSKERIRQVQNRALDKLKKNISTQGFDVYFDLLT; via the exons ATGAATTCCAGCCGGAGCCTCCTCTCGTCGCCCCTCTTTGCTAGCTCATCTCCAAACTTCAGGAGCACCGCTTCTATCTCTTCCTCCCCGTCGCCATCATCGCGCACCACAG TTCCAATGATACATGACAGCACCGGCAGAGCATCCACTGCGTGCCACTACTCGCCATCGCTTGTCGCAGAAGAGCAGCTTCATGGTTCCAAAGATACCTTAACCTTGAAGGGCGAAAAGGCTTTGCTTGAGTTGCTGCTAGATATG GCTCTGGATCAGCACGTCCATGGGACGGAGCTCATTAGTCAAGAGACGGAAGATAGTGATCTCGAGAGCTTTTTAAGAGACGCGACAAGCCGAGTGCTTTACCAGCCAGCATTCGTGTACGGCGGTTTCTATTCTGATGTTAATGACCG TGAAGAAGGTAATGCTACTTCCGCGAGCACATCAGCATCGACTGCAGAACTAGGTGAAACTTTGGACCTTGCCACACCTTCAAAGACGAACCGGACAAAGGAGGTGGTATTGCCAGCAGACGAACCGGACACTTCAGCCACCCAGTTGGATGTGCAGCATCTTCACTG CGTGGATCTAAACCACTCATATGAGCAACTGCTGAGCAAAGGACAAGTGTTCATTAGATCCAAAAGGTTACTTGAGAGGAGATCGAAGAAACGGAATGCTCCCAGATCATCAAGTAATGACGTTCTGTGCAGTGTTGTCAACtcaaagaagaaagagaggtcAAAGAAGATTGGCAGAGTTCTTGATCCAGATGAGCCTTTTAAGTTATTTCTACGAGATCGTGAGACCACAGAATTCTTGACAGCAAAAGAAGAGAAACATTTGTTCAGTCAAATACAG AATCTTATGAAGTTAGAGGAGGCTCAGCGTAAATTAGAAGTTCAATGTGGTCGTGAGCCGACAGTTGCAGAGTGGGCTCAAGCTGTAGGAATGAGCTGCAGGGAGTTGCAGTCCTCTATACGCACTGGAAGACGGTGCCGGGAGAAGATGGCTCGCTCTAACTTCCGCCTTGTGATACACGTAGCTAGAAAATACGAGGGATATGGTCTTGACATTCAGGACCTAGTTCAG GATGGATGCTGTGGGTTGATGAAGACCTTTGAGAAATTCAATCCGAGCAAGGGATGCAGATTCCCAACCTACGCTTATTGGTGGATACGCCAGTCAATTAAAAAGTCCATCTTCAAGTATTCAAGACTAATCCGATTGCCG GAGAGTGTCTTTGCGCTTCAGAGAAAAGTCGCCAAAGCAAGGATGGAATGCATAATGGAAGGGGAGCAGCCCACAAATGTGAATGTAGCAAGACGTGCTGGCATCACAATTGAGAAGCTGGCCAGACTCAGAGCAAAAATCAGAAAACCACGGTCCATGCAAGATCGAGTTTGGTCGGATGACGGAGTCACATTCCAG GAGATCACGGAAGACCCAAATGTTGAGCCTCCTGAGCTCAGCGTAGACAGGCTGATGATGAGGCAGCAGGTCCGCGATTTCCTGGGGATCCTGAGCCCCAGGGAGAAGGAAATCATCGAGCACCGTTTTGGAATCCACGACGGGGAGCCCAAAACCCTTCATGTGATCGGCGACATGTATGGCCTGTCAAAGGAGAGGATCCGGCAGGTCCAGAATCGAGCATTGGACAAGCTTAAAAAGAACATATCGACACAGGGGTTTGATGTTTACTTTGATCTGCTAACTTGA
- the LOC133913840 gene encoding RNA polymerase sigma factor sigF, chloroplastic-like isoform X3, giving the protein MNSSRSLLSSPLFASSSPNFRSTASISSSPSPSSRTTGRVPMIHDSTGRASTACHYSPSLVAEEQLHGSKDTLTLKGEKALLELLLDMALDQHVHGTELISQETEDSDLESFLRDATSRVLYQPAFVEEGNATSASTSASTAELGETLDLATPSKTNRTKEVVLPADEPDTSATQLDVQHLHCVDLNHSYEQLLSKGQVFIRSKRLLERRSKKRNAPRSSSNDVLCSVVNSKKKERSKKIGRVLDPDEPFKLFLRDRETTEFLTAKEEKHLFSQIQNLMKLEEAQRKLEVQCGREPTVAEWAQAVGMSCRELQSSIRTGRRCREKMARSNFRLVIHVARKYEGYGLDIQDLVQDGCCGLMKTFEKFNPSKGCRFPTYAYWWIRQSIKKSIFKYSRLIRLPESVFALQRKVAKARMECIMEGEQPTNVNVARRAGITIEKLARLRAKIRKPRSMQDRVWSDDGVTFQEITEDPNVEPPELSVDRLMMRQQVRDFLGILSPREKEIIEHRFGIHDGEPKTLHVIGDMYGLSKERIRQVQNRALDKLKKNISTQGFDVYFDLLT; this is encoded by the exons ATGAATTCCAGCCGGAGCCTCCTCTCGTCGCCCCTCTTTGCTAGCTCATCTCCAAACTTCAGGAGCACCGCTTCTATCTCTTCCTCCCCGTCGCCATCATCGCGCACCACAGGTAGAG TTCCAATGATACATGACAGCACCGGCAGAGCATCCACTGCGTGCCACTACTCGCCATCGCTTGTCGCAGAAGAGCAGCTTCATGGTTCCAAAGATACCTTAACCTTGAAGGGCGAAAAGGCTTTGCTTGAGTTGCTGCTAGATATG GCTCTGGATCAGCACGTCCATGGGACGGAGCTCATTAGTCAAGAGACGGAAGATAGTGATCTCGAGAGCTTTTTAAGAGACGCGACAAGCCGAGTGCTTTACCAGCCAGCATTCGT TGAAGAAGGTAATGCTACTTCCGCGAGCACATCAGCATCGACTGCAGAACTAGGTGAAACTTTGGACCTTGCCACACCTTCAAAGACGAACCGGACAAAGGAGGTGGTATTGCCAGCAGACGAACCGGACACTTCAGCCACCCAGTTGGATGTGCAGCATCTTCACTG CGTGGATCTAAACCACTCATATGAGCAACTGCTGAGCAAAGGACAAGTGTTCATTAGATCCAAAAGGTTACTTGAGAGGAGATCGAAGAAACGGAATGCTCCCAGATCATCAAGTAATGACGTTCTGTGCAGTGTTGTCAACtcaaagaagaaagagaggtcAAAGAAGATTGGCAGAGTTCTTGATCCAGATGAGCCTTTTAAGTTATTTCTACGAGATCGTGAGACCACAGAATTCTTGACAGCAAAAGAAGAGAAACATTTGTTCAGTCAAATACAG AATCTTATGAAGTTAGAGGAGGCTCAGCGTAAATTAGAAGTTCAATGTGGTCGTGAGCCGACAGTTGCAGAGTGGGCTCAAGCTGTAGGAATGAGCTGCAGGGAGTTGCAGTCCTCTATACGCACTGGAAGACGGTGCCGGGAGAAGATGGCTCGCTCTAACTTCCGCCTTGTGATACACGTAGCTAGAAAATACGAGGGATATGGTCTTGACATTCAGGACCTAGTTCAG GATGGATGCTGTGGGTTGATGAAGACCTTTGAGAAATTCAATCCGAGCAAGGGATGCAGATTCCCAACCTACGCTTATTGGTGGATACGCCAGTCAATTAAAAAGTCCATCTTCAAGTATTCAAGACTAATCCGATTGCCG GAGAGTGTCTTTGCGCTTCAGAGAAAAGTCGCCAAAGCAAGGATGGAATGCATAATGGAAGGGGAGCAGCCCACAAATGTGAATGTAGCAAGACGTGCTGGCATCACAATTGAGAAGCTGGCCAGACTCAGAGCAAAAATCAGAAAACCACGGTCCATGCAAGATCGAGTTTGGTCGGATGACGGAGTCACATTCCAG GAGATCACGGAAGACCCAAATGTTGAGCCTCCTGAGCTCAGCGTAGACAGGCTGATGATGAGGCAGCAGGTCCGCGATTTCCTGGGGATCCTGAGCCCCAGGGAGAAGGAAATCATCGAGCACCGTTTTGGAATCCACGACGGGGAGCCCAAAACCCTTCATGTGATCGGCGACATGTATGGCCTGTCAAAGGAGAGGATCCGGCAGGTCCAGAATCGAGCATTGGACAAGCTTAAAAAGAACATATCGACACAGGGGTTTGATGTTTACTTTGATCTGCTAACTTGA
- the LOC133913840 gene encoding RNA polymerase sigma factor sigF, chloroplastic-like isoform X1: protein MNSSRSLLSSPLFASSSPNFRSTASISSSPSPSSRTTGRVPMIHDSTGRASTACHYSPSLVAEEQLHGSKDTLTLKGEKALLELLLDMALDQHVHGTELISQETEDSDLESFLRDATSRVLYQPAFVYGGFYSDVNDREEGNATSASTSASTAELGETLDLATPSKTNRTKEVVLPADEPDTSATQLDVQHLHCVDLNHSYEQLLSKGQVFIRSKRLLERRSKKRNAPRSSSNDVLCSVVNSKKKERSKKIGRVLDPDEPFKLFLRDRETTEFLTAKEEKHLFSQIQNLMKLEEAQRKLEVQCGREPTVAEWAQAVGMSCRELQSSIRTGRRCREKMARSNFRLVIHVARKYEGYGLDIQDLVQDGCCGLMKTFEKFNPSKGCRFPTYAYWWIRQSIKKSIFKYSRLIRLPESVFALQRKVAKARMECIMEGEQPTNVNVARRAGITIEKLARLRAKIRKPRSMQDRVWSDDGVTFQEITEDPNVEPPELSVDRLMMRQQVRDFLGILSPREKEIIEHRFGIHDGEPKTLHVIGDMYGLSKERIRQVQNRALDKLKKNISTQGFDVYFDLLT, encoded by the exons ATGAATTCCAGCCGGAGCCTCCTCTCGTCGCCCCTCTTTGCTAGCTCATCTCCAAACTTCAGGAGCACCGCTTCTATCTCTTCCTCCCCGTCGCCATCATCGCGCACCACAGGTAGAG TTCCAATGATACATGACAGCACCGGCAGAGCATCCACTGCGTGCCACTACTCGCCATCGCTTGTCGCAGAAGAGCAGCTTCATGGTTCCAAAGATACCTTAACCTTGAAGGGCGAAAAGGCTTTGCTTGAGTTGCTGCTAGATATG GCTCTGGATCAGCACGTCCATGGGACGGAGCTCATTAGTCAAGAGACGGAAGATAGTGATCTCGAGAGCTTTTTAAGAGACGCGACAAGCCGAGTGCTTTACCAGCCAGCATTCGTGTACGGCGGTTTCTATTCTGATGTTAATGACCG TGAAGAAGGTAATGCTACTTCCGCGAGCACATCAGCATCGACTGCAGAACTAGGTGAAACTTTGGACCTTGCCACACCTTCAAAGACGAACCGGACAAAGGAGGTGGTATTGCCAGCAGACGAACCGGACACTTCAGCCACCCAGTTGGATGTGCAGCATCTTCACTG CGTGGATCTAAACCACTCATATGAGCAACTGCTGAGCAAAGGACAAGTGTTCATTAGATCCAAAAGGTTACTTGAGAGGAGATCGAAGAAACGGAATGCTCCCAGATCATCAAGTAATGACGTTCTGTGCAGTGTTGTCAACtcaaagaagaaagagaggtcAAAGAAGATTGGCAGAGTTCTTGATCCAGATGAGCCTTTTAAGTTATTTCTACGAGATCGTGAGACCACAGAATTCTTGACAGCAAAAGAAGAGAAACATTTGTTCAGTCAAATACAG AATCTTATGAAGTTAGAGGAGGCTCAGCGTAAATTAGAAGTTCAATGTGGTCGTGAGCCGACAGTTGCAGAGTGGGCTCAAGCTGTAGGAATGAGCTGCAGGGAGTTGCAGTCCTCTATACGCACTGGAAGACGGTGCCGGGAGAAGATGGCTCGCTCTAACTTCCGCCTTGTGATACACGTAGCTAGAAAATACGAGGGATATGGTCTTGACATTCAGGACCTAGTTCAG GATGGATGCTGTGGGTTGATGAAGACCTTTGAGAAATTCAATCCGAGCAAGGGATGCAGATTCCCAACCTACGCTTATTGGTGGATACGCCAGTCAATTAAAAAGTCCATCTTCAAGTATTCAAGACTAATCCGATTGCCG GAGAGTGTCTTTGCGCTTCAGAGAAAAGTCGCCAAAGCAAGGATGGAATGCATAATGGAAGGGGAGCAGCCCACAAATGTGAATGTAGCAAGACGTGCTGGCATCACAATTGAGAAGCTGGCCAGACTCAGAGCAAAAATCAGAAAACCACGGTCCATGCAAGATCGAGTTTGGTCGGATGACGGAGTCACATTCCAG GAGATCACGGAAGACCCAAATGTTGAGCCTCCTGAGCTCAGCGTAGACAGGCTGATGATGAGGCAGCAGGTCCGCGATTTCCTGGGGATCCTGAGCCCCAGGGAGAAGGAAATCATCGAGCACCGTTTTGGAATCCACGACGGGGAGCCCAAAACCCTTCATGTGATCGGCGACATGTATGGCCTGTCAAAGGAGAGGATCCGGCAGGTCCAGAATCGAGCATTGGACAAGCTTAAAAAGAACATATCGACACAGGGGTTTGATGTTTACTTTGATCTGCTAACTTGA
- the LOC133913838 gene encoding heavy metal-associated isoprenylated plant protein 3-like: MAESKKETPAPAKEDPAGGEEGDDGNHKGMGKKKKKHKDGGQGPSAVVLRVDLHCDGCALKVKKAIKAAQGVESVTTDVAASTVTVGGKPDPWDLKDRIESRAHKAVAFVSPANPPKKKNKDDGGGSGNKPAATDNGNKANDDKKNKEPPESTVVLKIRLHCNGCTDRIKRTAQKIKGVELVTVDTGKEQVTVKGTMDAKALPDVLRDKLKREVAVVPTKKENNGGGDRKDKKAAGADAAAGDEKGGGGGDKHEDASSTSGGKKKKKKKQQQQQQQVDQLADDEKQMASTPMPAAMEPQYDPMMFPTYGGGGYRVEMLHAPQLFSDENPNACSVM, encoded by the exons ATGGCAGAG AGTAAGAAAGAGACGCCGGCGCCGGCCAAGGAGGATCCCGCTGGTGGAGAAGAAGGTGATGATGGTAACCACAAGGggatggggaagaagaagaagaaacacaaGGACGGCGGCCAAGGGCCGTCTGCCGTGGTGCTCAGGGTGGACCTGCACTGCGACGGCTGCGCCCTCAAGGTCAAGAAAGCTATCAAAGCCGCACAAG GTGTGGAGAGCGTTACGACGGACGTGGCGGCGAGCACGGTGACGGTGGGTGGCAAGCCCGACCCCTGGGACCTCAAGGACCGCATCGAGTCCAGGGCGCACAAGGCCGTGGCCTTCGTCTCCCCCGCCAATCCccccaagaagaagaacaaggatgaTGGTGGTGGCAGCGGCAACAAACCAGCCGCCACCGACAATGGCAACAAGGCCAACGAcgacaagaagaacaaggag CCCCCGGAATCGACGGTGGTGCTCAAGATCCGGCTGCACTGCAACGGCTGCACTGACCGGATCAAACGCACCGCCCAAAAGATCAAAG GGGTGGAGCTGGTGACGGTGGACACGGGCAAGGAGCAGGTGACCGTGAAGGGTACCATGGACGCCAAggccctcccggacgtgctcaGAGACAAGCTCAAGCGGGAGGTCGCGGTGGTCCCGACCAAGAAGGAGaacaacggcggcggcgacaggaAGGACAAGAaagccgccggcgccgacgccgccgcTGGAGACGAgaaaggcggcggcggcggggataAGCACGAGGATGCCAGCAGCACTAGCGgcggcaagaagaagaagaagaagaagcagcagcagcagcagcagcaagtaGACCAGCTGGCTGACGACGAGAAGCAGATGGCCAGCACGCCGATGCCTGCGGCGATGGAGCCGCAGTACGACCCGATGATGTTCCCGACGTACGGAGGAGGAGGGTACCGCGTGGAGATGCTGCACGCGCCGCAGCTGTTCAGCGACGAGAACCCCAACGCCTGCTCCGTCATGTAA
- the LOC133911312 gene encoding protein DETOXIFICATION 56-like produces MMPPPQQQQQQHGRRALPAWAEPAARAVAAEVRAQRGIALPLIGMNLTWFAKTAVTTAFLSRLGELELAAGTLGFSFANVTGFAVLTGLCGAMEPICGQAHGAKNVSLLRRTLVMASILLLAASIPIALLWLRVDAVLLRFGQQPDIASTARKYVVCLLPDLAVTSLLNPLKAYLSSQEVALPTLFTTAVALALHIPLTMSLSARMGIQGVAAALWLSDLAVAIMLAAYVLAYERRRKAASSANDPAKTCVWLKQTPGDWLELLRLAFPCCLNTCLEWWCYEILVLLTGRLPNARRMVAVIAVTLNFDYLLFAGMLSLSVSASVRVSNELGAGDASLARRAARVSIVGGALAGVAGGLLMLASRRPWARMYTRSAEVRDGVGRAMRVMALLEVVNFPLNVCGGIVRGTARPLVGMYAVVGGFYVVALPVGVALGFKARLGLEGLLVGFLVGAAASLAVLVTVIVCMDWTAEADKARRRAGGADDEPAKEVAAEAC; encoded by the coding sequence ATGATGCCACcaccacagcagcagcagcagcagcatgggCGGCGCGCGCTCCCCGCGTGGGCAGAGCCAGCGGCGCGCGCGGTGGCCGCCGAGGTGCGCGCGCAGCGCGGCATCGCGCTCCCTCTCATCGGCATGAACCTCACATGGTTCGCCAAAACGGCCGTCACGACGGCCTTCCTCAGCCGCCTCGGCGAGCTGGAGCTTGCCGCCGGCACGCTCGGCTTCAGCTTCGCCAATGTCACAGGCTTCGCCGTCCTCACCGGCCTCTGCGGCGCCATGGAACCCATCTGCGGCCAGGCGCACGGCGCCAAGAACGTCAGCCTCCTGCGCAGGACGCTGGTCATGGCCTCCATCCTGCTCCTCGCCGCCTCCATCCCCATCGCCCTCCTCTGGCTGCGCGTCGACGCCGTCCTCCTGCGCTTCGGCCAGCAGCCCGACATCGCCTCCACCGCCAGGAAGTACGTCGTGTGCCTCCTCCCAGACCTCGCCGTCACCTCCCTCCTGAACCCGCTCAAGGCCTACCTGAGCTCGCAGGAGGTGGCGCTCCCCACGCTCTTTACCACTGCCGTAGCGCTCGCCCTCCACATCCCGCTCACCATGTCGCTCTCCGCAAGGATGGGCATACAGGGCGTGGCCGCGGCCCTCTGGCTGAGCGACCTGGCCGTGGCGATCATGCTTGCCGCCTACGTACTCGCGTACGAACGCCGGCGGAAGGCGGCCAGCAGCGCAAACGACCCGGCAAAGACGTGCGTCTGGCTGAAACAAACGCCGGGCGACTGGCTGGAGCTCCTACGTCTGGCGTTCCCGTGCTGCCTGAACACGTGCCTGGAGTGGTGGTGCTACGAGATCCTAGTCCTCCTCACCGGCCGCCTCCCCAACGCGCGGCGCATGGTGGCCGTGATCGCTGTGACGCTCAACTTCGACTACCTCCTCTTCGCGGGCATGCTGTCGCTGTCTGTGAGCGCGTCCGTTCGCGTGTCAAACGAGCTCGGCGCAGGGGATGCGTCCCTGGCGCGCCGGGCCGCCAGGGTGTCTATCGTGGGCGGCGCGCTGGCCGGCGTCGCGGGCGGCCTTCTGATGCTGGCGTCGCGGCGACCTTGGGCTCGCATGTATACACGCAGCGCGGAGGTGCGGGACGGCGTGGGCAGGGCGATGAGGGTGATGGCGCTGCTGGAGGTGGTGAACTTCCCGCTGAACGTGTGCGGCGGCATCGTGCGGGGCACGGCGCGGCCGTTGGTGGGCATGTACGCGGTGGTGGGCGGGTTCTACGTTGTGGCGCTGCCGGTGGGCGTGGCGCTGGGGTTCAAGGCACGGCTGGGGCTGGAGGGTCTCCTGGTTGGGTTCCTGGTTGGCGCGGCGGCGAGCCTGGCGGTGCTCGTGACGGTGATCGTGTGCATGGACTGGACGGCCGAGGCAGACAAGGCGCGGAGGCGGGCCGGCGGCGCCGATGATGAGCCCGCCAAGGAGGTGGCCGCGGAGGCTTGCTGA
- the LOC133913837 gene encoding la-related protein 1B-like, with the protein MEPPADAASPQECSPAKRSVWKHPAPNGIVDAPAPGVMDANHWPALSETAKNTKPAPAPDSSPAPAPVASSAIASSSNSQKHGSGTHHGRQKPARRGGGGGEHSPRDHPDRSTGGWDHGSAAGGGRGGQRNHNNGGGRRGNGSSTSAGGVSHHGGGGGGGFGGRRRGGYDGFYRGPPPMGMGPYMRGAPPPPPPMAVPSQFMGPPPPSVSPMRAFAAPMVFHEMTSPVSPVSPMYYFAPPPPPEALRGLALAPPMVGPPAYPYFQAPHEPETELEADPEKKRAMLLNQIEFYFSKDNLCGDVFLRQQMDDQGWVDITLIAGFKKVQELTNELQYVKETVQSSSILEMQDNKIRCQNDWDKWVIPRESNPDIRSSSASVRSPVVNNLTAHLGGMFLHESASSSSTVDQNHHEVLQNGSHSGNEQAPVVEDNSGLQ; encoded by the exons ATGGAACCGCCCGCCGACGCCGCCTCGCCTCAGGAGTGCTCCCCGGCCAAGCGCTCCGTCTGGAAGCACCCAGCCCCCAACGGCATCGTCGACGCGCCGGCGCCCGGCGTCATGGACGCCAACCACTGGCCAGCGCTCTCCGAGACGGCCAAGAATACAAAGCCCGCTCCCGCTCCGGACTCGTCTCCTGCGCCCGCGCCCGTCGCCTCATCG GCCATCGCGAGTTCATCGAATTCGCAAAAGCACGGCTCCGGGACCCATCACGGTCGCCAGAAGCCGGCcaggcgcggcggcggcggcggggagcacTCACCGCGAGACCATCCTGACCGGAGCACCGGTGGGTGGGACCACGGCAGTGCTGCTGGCGGGGGGAGGGGTGGTCAGAGAAACCACAATAATGGCGGCGGTAGGAGGGGAAATGGCAGCAGTACCTCTGCCGGTGGGGTTTCTCaccatggtggtggcggcggcggcggctttgGTGGCCGGCGAAGAGGGGGATACGACGGCTTCTATCGGGGCCCTCCTCCAATGGGCATGGGCCCGTACATGCGGGGTGCcccgcccccgcctccgccCATGGCGGTGCCTTCACAGTTCATGGGCCCTCCACCGCCGTCAGTCTCACCCATGAGGGCATTTGCTGCACCAATGGTGTTCCATG AGATGACATCTCCGGTATCTCCTGTATCCCCAATGTACTATTTTGCTCCTCCCCCACCTCCAGAGGCTCTCAGGGGACTGGCTCTTGCACCTCCTATGGTTGGTCCACCTGCTTACCCTTACTTTCAAGCCCCGCATGAGCCTGAGACTGAGCTTGAGGCTGATCCTGAAAAGAAACGTGCCATGCTATTGAACCAGATAGAGTTCTACTTCAG CAAGGATAACTTGTGTGGAGATGTATTTTTGAGGCAACAGATGGATGACCAGGGCTGGGTTGATATAACTCTTATAGCTGGCTTTAAGAAG GTCCAGGAGCTGACTAATGAGCTGCAATATGTAAAAGAAACAGTTCAATCTTCATCTATTCTGGAAATGCAG GATAACAAAATTAGGTGCCAGAATGATTGGGACAAGTGGGTGATCCCTCGAGAGAGCAATCCTGATATTCGGTCAAGCTCAGCGTCTGTTCGAAGCCCTGTTGTCAATAATCTGACAGCACATCTTGGAGGCATGTTTCTGCACGAATCTGCTAGCTCTAGTAGCacagtggaccaaaaccatCATGAGGTCCTCCAGAATGGATCACATTCTGGTAATGAACAAGCACCAGTAGTTGAAGACAATTCTGGTCTCCAGTAG